The Bacteroidia bacterium genome contains a region encoding:
- a CDS encoding NAD(P)-dependent alcohol dehydrogenase, which translates to MKAVLIDEYGAPEVLKVQEKDIPEPGEKEVLVRVKAAAVNPVDYKVRQGKLRPLSGKADQKPLGSDFAGEVVRTGKKITRFGEGNAVFGIVRSLKGGAYAEYVTVPEDQLILKPDNISFNEAAGASMAALTALQGLRDEGKIKKGMKVLINGASGGVGSCAVQIAKHYGATVTGVCSTANLEMVMALGADEVIDYNKEDFSERKNTWDIIFDAVAKEGYTTCAPALASDGVYITTLPKPQAIVLQLLSKVLPGKSCKYFMMKPNHHDLDEVRALLEKGALKIPIAKTYPLNEISEAHKHSESGHANGKIIIEMPE; encoded by the coding sequence ATGAAAGCAGTATTGATAGATGAATATGGCGCCCCTGAAGTATTGAAGGTGCAGGAAAAAGATATTCCCGAACCGGGTGAAAAAGAAGTCCTGGTGAGAGTAAAAGCAGCCGCTGTAAATCCGGTGGACTACAAAGTGCGACAGGGAAAATTGCGGCCCCTCAGCGGCAAGGCAGATCAAAAGCCGCTGGGTTCCGACTTCGCTGGCGAGGTGGTGCGTACCGGAAAGAAAATAACCCGCTTTGGCGAAGGCAATGCAGTCTTCGGGATCGTACGGTCGCTGAAAGGCGGAGCGTATGCAGAATATGTTACTGTTCCTGAAGATCAATTGATCCTGAAACCTGATAACATAAGTTTTAATGAAGCAGCCGGTGCCTCAATGGCAGCATTGACGGCCCTGCAGGGTTTGCGTGATGAAGGCAAGATCAAAAAAGGCATGAAGGTGCTCATCAATGGTGCATCGGGCGGTGTGGGTTCCTGCGCGGTACAAATCGCAAAACACTATGGAGCTACTGTAACGGGCGTATGCAGCACCGCCAATCTGGAAATGGTAATGGCGCTCGGTGCCGATGAGGTGATAGATTACAATAAAGAGGACTTTTCAGAAAGGAAAAATACCTGGGATATTATTTTTGATGCTGTTGCGAAAGAAGGATATACCACCTGCGCACCGGCACTTGCCTCTGATGGCGTTTACATTACTACGCTTCCAAAGCCGCAAGCCATAGTGCTTCAGTTGCTGAGCAAAGTGCTGCCCGGAAAGTCGTGCAAATATTTTATGATGAAACCCAATCATCATGATCTTGATGAGGTGCGCGCATTGCTGGAAAAAGGTGCGCTCAAAATCCCCATCGCGAAAACCTACCCGCTTAATGAGATTTCAGAAGCGCATAAGCACAGCGAAAGTGGCCATGCAAACGGTAAGATCATTATTGAAATGCCG